A genomic region of Raphanus sativus cultivar WK10039 chromosome 6, ASM80110v3, whole genome shotgun sequence contains the following coding sequences:
- the LOC108834687 gene encoding uncharacterized protein LOC108834687 — protein sequence MLIELFPPNEVVRIKQMIPGDISDYYTWAFSNHGAYTVKTGFNVLVKAKSKPVNMIPPREQAQISLKKRVWKIPTLPKIRMFLWRVISGAVAVAERLNSRGLNVETRCKLCNGGSESINHVLFQCSMATQIWRDAAIVIHPDALSLQLEDNLKYIFDAMEDTRIAQVSRRKIPWVLWLIWKKRNSIIYGKTQRSIGQLLSDVEDEVEQWFTVNKPTTQEQQVSNRALHCDRWLPPEPEFMKCNLHANWRNAHLHSGLAWITRDHQGNVAHHARDAITFAPNRFTAELRCVIWALQSLHDLGASKIIIASDYQEVIDAIKAPQQWPKFRSLLEEIRRLKEGFSAVIFEGEKTTANAIARDLAKSVLRDGRFQSYLALGGPSWLSERIAREHNGNDV from the coding sequence CAAATCATGGAGCGTACACGGTCAAAACGGGTTTCAATGTGCTAGTTAAAGCTAAATCTAAACCGGTGAACATGATCCCTCCTCGAGAACAGGCGCAAATTTCTCTGAAGAAAAGAGTCTGGAAAATACCTACCTTGCCTAAGATTAGAATGTTTCTTTGGAGAGTGATTTCTGGAGCGGTAGCGGTGGCTGAACGGCTGAATTCTAGAGGGCTAAATGTGGAGACAAGGTGCAAATTATGTAATGGAGGTTCTGAATCCATCAACCACGTCTTGTTTCAATGTTCAATGGCGACACAGATATGGAGAGATGCAGCAATAGTAATTCATCCAGATGCCTTGAGCCTTCAGTTAGAAGATAACCTCAAGTATATCTTTGATGCAATGGAGGATACTAGGATAGCTCAAGTGTCTCGACGAAAAATCCCTTGGGTCTTATGGCTCATATGGAAAAAAAGGAACTCCATTATTTATGGCAAAACGCAGAGATCCATAGGGCAGCTGCTATCTGATGTTGAGGATGAGGTGGAGCAATGGTTCACGGTTAACAAACCCACCACACAGGAGCAGCAGGTCAGTAACAGAGCTCTGCATTGTGACAGATGGCTCCCGCCTGAGCCTGAGTTCATGAAGTGCAACTTACATGCAAACTGGCGGAATGCTCACTTACACAGTGGGTTAGCTTGGATCACAAGAGATCACCAAGGCAATGTAGCTCATCATGCTCGGGATGCGATCACCTTTGCACCTAACCGTTTCACTGCAGAGCTCCGTTGTGTAATATGGGCACTACAGAGCTTACATGATCTTGGAGCTTCTAAAATTATTATCGCTTCAGACTATCAAGAGGTGATAGATGCCATCAAAGCTCCGCAACAATGGCCTAAGTTTCGAAGCTTATTAGAAGAAATCAGAAGGCTTAAGGAAGGTTTCTCTGCAGTAATCTTTGAAGGAGAAAAGACTACGGCTAATGCTATTGCTCGAGACCTAGCAAAGAGCGTATTACGTGATGGAAGATTTCAGTCATATCTAGCGCTAGGAGGCCCTTCCTGGCTTAGCGAGAGGATTGCGAGAGAACACAATGGAAACGACGTTTGA
- the LOC108834669 gene encoding uncharacterized protein LOC108834669, which produces MKNPLIDLEMKVSDLLDHETGDWNREALDENFFPGDVEIILKKKPVPSVEDFWCWKHNRSGEYTVRSGNWLALHSMLKEEFQEAQMQPSINCLKDSAWHTLTSPKIKMFLWRTLSQIIPVANTLKARGMKVDQLCQHCGLQDETLNHLLFTCDVARQVWALSNFPSPMNGFHPESIFVNFHYLFQMSTNIRVPKDIRCCFPWILWFLWKNRNKLLFEGSEFKAEDIVHKAYDEAAVWFEAQKLDREGEKCDNEPVSSALRRWSKPPRHWVKCNYGYVWNKPAKMLGAAWIVRDHHGDTILHSRRSFADVNSKQEAQLVALRWSLDSLAAHRLDRIIIAGEDATLLKVIGRPKAWPSFTSEFITLRSCLNHFTSWKSKVESRFANRCAFSIAKSAHQLQWGQSYVARGCPQWLSSLFLDDKG; this is translated from the coding sequence ATGAAGAACCCGCTCATTGATCTTGAGATGAAAGTTAGTGACCTTTTAGATCATGAGACGGGAGATTGGAACAGAGAGGCTCTGGATGAGAATTTCTTCCCTGGAGACGTGGAAATAATCCTCAAAAAGAAACCGGTACCTTCTGTGGAAGACTTCTGGTGTTGGAAGCATAACCGTAGCGGTGAATACACAGTCAGATCTGGGAACTGGCTAGCGTTGCATTCAATGTTGAAAGAGGAGTTTCAAGAAGCACAAATGCAACCTTCAATCAACTGTCTTAAAGACTCAGCATGGCACACGTTGACTTCGCCCAAGATCAAGATGTTTTTGTGGCGAACCTTGTCACAAATAATTCCGGTGGCGAATACTTTAAAGGCTCGTGGAATGAAGGTGGATCAACTATGTCAACACTGTGGCCTTCAAGACGAAACACTAAACCACCTCTTGTTTACCTGTGACGTCGCTCGTCAGGTGTGGGCCCTCTCAAACTTCCCATCTCCCATGAATGGCTTTCACCCTGAATCGATCTTTGTAAACTTCCATTACCTATTTCAAATGAGTACGAATATTCGAGTTCCCAAGGATATCAGATGTTGCTTCCCTTGGATACTCTGGTTTCTTTGGAAAAACCGAAATAAATTGCTCTTTGAAGGATCTGAGTTCAAGGCAGAAGACATAGTTCATAAAGCTTATGATGAAGCTGCTGTGTGGTTTGAAGCTCAAAAACTTGATAGGGAAGGAGAAAAATGTGATAATGAGCCAGTATCCTCTGCTCTCCGACGGTGGAGCAAACCTCCTCGTCATTGGGTGAAGTGTAACTATGGATACGTGTGGAACAAACCGGCAAAAATGCTAGGAGCGGCCTGGATTGTTCGTGACCACCACGGTGATACTATTTTACACAGTCGCAGGTCCTTCGCTGATGTGAATAGTAAACAGGAGGCTCAGTTGGTTGCTCTCCGCTGGTCGCTTGACTCCTTAGCTGCTCATCGCCTTGATAGAATCATCATAGCAGGAGAGGACGCTACTCTTTTAAAGGTTATTGGACGTCCAAAAGCTTGGCCTTCCTTTACTTCAGAGTTCATAACCCTTAGAAGCTGTTTAAACCATTTTACTTCCTGGAAGTCGAAGGTGGAATCCAGATTTGCTAACAGATGCGCCTTTTCCATTGCCAAAAGCGCACATCAACTTCAGTGGGGTCAATCTTATGTCGCCCGTGGATGTCCGCAGTGGTTGTCTAGTTTGTTTTTGGATGACAAAGGCTAG
- the LOC108834662 gene encoding uncharacterized protein LOC108834662 codes for MSAAMDKALMAMSLEEEDTPFVMPDLPEYRSTERNNRSLIGRLLNPACQKMAKLILEMPRKWQKQGRVRGIALSRERFQFIFDHEHDLLDVIDKGVHTHNEWPIALERWSENPPPDSLQFVPLWVQIRNIPPIYYNERAIEALGDIVGDVTVVAFDPNKAQCQEFVRVKVRFDVSRPLRKDKVLDLPKGEKTKIFFHYERIQKRCYTCQHMTHDQSVCPLEIQRRQNEAASRRAGIPVVKKKPLILQESDPLFGVLSESQVGLNPNTGRPKIAEEVLEGMRQYLLLATDEDSKIREERVKKSVAEAEKDPILKKTALSLEPVPMVTTDLLKGKGIVFDYSSVQKKSIVEVSKPSDQKLMAASIKANRGTVWGADHVRLIEGYTSESKSTGSSSSRSSSTGCRLGSRKSNLPGVTSANLKTRKRPGKNKRKSKASPAVEDQIQLSLKDGVLIGCLEKRKTQEEMGGVPKAAKQTTREVVPHEGRPNA; via the coding sequence ATGTCGGCGGCTATGGACAAGGCCCTGATGGCCATGTCgttggaagaagaagataccCCTTTTGTGATGCCGGATCTTCCTGAATATCGATCAACGGAGAGAAACAACAGAAGTTTGATAGGGCGTCTTCTGAACCCTGCATGTCAGAAGATGGCAAAATTGATCTTAGAAATGCCCCGGAAATGGCAAAAGCAAGGCAGAGTCCGCGGCATAGCATTGTCGAGGGAGCGTTTCCAATTCATCTTCGATCATGAACACGATCTGTTAGATGTAATTGATAAGGGAGTTCACACCCACAATGAATGGCCTATCGCTCTGGAGAGATGGTCGGAAAATCCACCCCCGGATTCTCTTCAATTTGTTCCCCTCTGGGTTCAAATTCGCAACATCCCACCGATCTACTACAACGAGCGTGCAATCGAAGCCCTTGGAGACATCGTGGGTGATGTCACCGTAGTAGCTTTTGATCCCAACAAAGCTCAATGTCAGGAGTTTGTAAGAGTTAAAGTGAGGTTTGATGTCTCGAGACCTCTCAGAAAAGACAAGGTTCTCGATCTACCTAAAGGAGAAAAGACAAAGATCTTCTTTCACTATGAAAGAATTCAGAAGCGATGCTACACTTGTCAACACATGACACACGACCAATCAGTTTGCCCTTTGGAGATACAGCGAAGACAAAATGAAGCAGCGTCGCGCAGAGCAGGTATCCCAGTTGTGAAGAAGAAACCTCTTATACTGCAGGAATCTGATCCTCTGTTTGGAGTTTTATCTGAAAGTCAAGTTGGCCTTAATCCAAACACTGGCAGACCAAAGATTGCAGAAGAAGTCTTAGAAGGTATGCGGCAATACCTCTTACTAGCTACTGATGAAGACAGTAAAATCAGAGAGGAACGAGTCAAGAAGTCTGTAGCTGAAGCAGAGAAGGATCCAATCCTTAAGAAGACTGCGTTAAGTCTTGAACCAGTACCTATGGTCACGACGGACTTACTGAAAGGGAAAGGCATTGTGTTCGATTATTCAAGTGTCCAGAAGAAGTCTATAGTGGAGGTATCTAAGCCATCAGATCAGAAGCTGATGGCGGCTTCCATAAAGGCTAATAGGGGTACAGTCTGGGGAGCAGATCATGTAAGGTTGATTGAGGGTTATACCTCTGAATCAAAATCAACTGGTTCTTCATCCTCTCGAAGTAGCTCAACGGGTTGTAGATTGGGCTCTCGTAAGTCCAATCTTCCCGGAGTCACATCTGCAAACCTAAAGACAAGGAAACGTCCGGGTAAAAACAAAAGGAAGTCCAAAGCTTCACCGGCGGTGGAAGATCAAATCCAGTTATCTCTCAAGGATGGTGTGCTCATTGGATGCTTGGAAAAACGGAAAACGCAAGAAGAGATGGGAGGAGTGCCCAAAGCTGCGAAGCAAACAACTCGTGAGGTTGTCCCGCATGAGGGACGGCCCAACGCATAA